GTCACCAGAATCGACCCCATATCCTTGGCGGTAGCCGCACGGTCGAACAGTACGACCTGCCGCAGTTCCGGACTAATCTTGTCGATCTCGGGCAGCTTCAAGCCATCGACGACCGCCTGCAGCGACAGATCGTAGAGCTCGATGTTTCGGTCGATTTCGCTGGCGAGGCTGGAAACCAGATTGGCGGCGGCATCCCGGCTGTGCAGGTAGTCCCTGTCGCCGGCCTGCCAGAGAATCCAGCCGCAAATCGCAGAGAAGCTCAGCGTCACGGCGAGCCCCAGCATCAACAGCCACTTGGTCGGCGCGGTCTTTTGCCTTGCGAAGCGCGTAGTCATCGATATTCCCAACACCCGGCGCCCCGCGCCTGCTCCTTTCCTAGCGGTATCGCGTTGAGGAAGCTGGCGCGATTTGCGCGCAATTGACGGCCGCGCGTTCAGAATTCGGTAACCCTCGCGGACGCACGTCGCGCCACCGCGGCTGCGCTGCGCAACCGGGCGCTTAAGCGCCGAAAATGGCGCACGGCGTCCGCGCCGCCGGTGTCACGGGAGCGTCATTTGACATTTCATTCGATTTTGTCAAACTCGTCAAATGAGCCCCCGCACCCGCATCCTCGACGCCGCGATGACGGTGTTCCGCCGCCAGGGTTTCCGCCGTTCGTCGATCGAGCAGGCGGCCGAAGCCGCGGGCCTGACGCGGCAGGCGCTCTACCATCACTTCAAGTCCAAGGAAGCGCTGTTCCGCGCCGTGATCGAGCGGCTGTATGAAGACGCATTCGCCGCCGAGACGGCGGCGATCACGGCAACGGAGAAAGCCGGCGGCGGCCTCGCCGATGTCATCGTCGCCGCGGTCACCGCCAAGCTCGGGCAGTTGGCCGAATCCCTTGACGGTTCGCCCCATGTCGAGGAGCTGTTTTCCGAACACCTCGCGCAGGCCCGCGACCTCTACCAGAAATACGTCGCCGCGCATGGCGAGCAGTTGGCGACGGCGATTGCGCGCATCTGCCGCAAACAGGGCCTCACCCTCAACGCCGGGATGACACCGCGCGATCTGGCGCGCTGCGTCGAGATGACGATCAACGGCACCAAATCCGCCTACCCCGCAATGCAGCCGGCGGCCGCCTTCCTCAGGGATCTGGAAGTCATGCTGCGGACATTCGTCGCCGGTGCGGCAAGCCCGGCGAAGCCGCGCGCCGCAAAAGCGAAGCCGGCCAGGAAATCTGGAGTTAAATCCGTGAAGAAATCCGTGAAGAAATCCACCGGCAAACACCAGGGAGATCGCAAATGAGCACGATGACGATCAACGGCCAACTCGCGCCGCTCCCCGACGATCCCGACGCGCTGCTGATCGAGGTCGTGCGCGACGCGCTCGACCTGACCGGCACCAAGCTAGTGTGCGGCGCCGGCGTCTGCGGCGCCTGCACCGTGCTGGTCGACGGCGCGCCTGTCGTGAGCTGCCTGATGCCGGCGCGCGCCGCTGCCGGCAAGGCGATCACGACGGTCGAAGGCATCGGCGCGGCAAAACTGCATCCGGTGCAGAAGGCGTTCATGGCGCACGATGCTTTGCAATGCGGGTTCTGCACGCCCGGTTTCATCGTCGAGGCCGCGGCGTTTCACGACCGCTGGCGGGCGGCGAAGGGAACGGCGACGCCGTCGCGCGAGGAAATCGGTGCAGCATTGTCGGGGCATCTGTGCCGTTGCGGCGCCTATGACGGCATCTTCCGCGCCGTGGCGGACGCCTGCACCGGCCGCTTCGACAACGACGCCGTCGCCTCGCCGCCGCGCATGGAGGCGCGCGACAAGGTGACGGGAGCGGCGAAATACACCGTCGACATCCATCATGACGGCCAACTCGAGGGCATGATCCTGCGCTCGCAGCTCGCGCATGGACGGATCGGCGAACTCGACCTCGCGCCGGCGCGCGCCATTCCGGGCGTCGGCGCGGTGATTTCACTGCTCGACGACGACCGCGTCGTCCGCTATGTCGGCGCCCCCATTGCCGCCGTCGCCGCCAAGGATCGCAGGACCGTCGTTGCCGCGATGGCCGCCATCAGGATCAGCAGTGAAAAGCTGCCCGCGGCGGTCGGACTGGAGAACGCGCGCAAGCCCGGCGCGCCGGTCGTGTTCGAAAAGCCCGATCGCAAGAAGGCCGGCAACGTTTCCGAAGGCGGCGGTTCGCCGGCGCCGTGGAAGGGAAATATCCGCGGACCGTCGGCGGCGTTTTCCAAGAAGCCGAAGCAGGTGCAGAGCTGGGTGGCGGATGCGCTCGAAGCGAAAAATCCGCTGCTGGTCGAGGGCACCTTCCGTACCGGCACGCAATCGCATGCCTGCCTGGAGCCGCACGCCGCGGTGGCCCGTTTCAACGGCGATCAACTGACCGTGCATGTCTCGACCCAGGCGGTGTTCCATCTGATGGAGCTGATCGCCAAGCGCTTCAAGCTCGACCACGACAAGGTCCGCGTCATAGCCGACCATGTCGGCGGCGGCTTCGGTTCGAAGGCGAGCCTCGGCATGGAGACCATTGCCGCGATCGAGCTTGCGCGCGCCGCCAAGGCGCCGGTCCGCATTGCCTATGACCGGCATGAAGAATTGTCGGTGACCGGCTATCGCCCGGCCGCGGAAGTGAAGATTGCGCTGCTGCCGTCCGCGCAGGGCGACTTGAAGGCTTTGTCGCTCACCGCCCATGCCGACACCGGCGCCGCGACCAATTCGACCATCGCCGCCCTGGCCCGCCTGATCTATCCGGCGGAAGCCAAGGCGCTGGCCGATTACGACGTCATCAGCAACCTGCCGCCCGGCGCCGCGTTCCGCGGTCCGGGCGGACCGCCGATGGCATTCGCGCTGGAACAGGCGATCGACGAGGCGGCGCTGCGGATGAACGCCGATCCGATCAGCTTACGCAAGCGCTGGGATCCCGATCCCAACCGCCAGCGTCTGTACGATTGGGCTTCAGACCTCGAGGTCTGGCGCAACCGGAAACCAGCGTCCGCACAGAGCGGCCGCTATCGCCGCGGCGTCGGCGTCGCCACCGGCTACTGGCTCTATCTGTGGCAGCCCGGCTCCAAAGTCGAAGTCGCCGTCAAGGGCGGGCGTCTTATCGCCAGCACCGCGACGCAGGATATCGGCACCGGCACCCGCAGCGTGATCGCCAACACGGTCGCGCGCGAGTTCGGATTGGAGCCGCACGAAGTCGAGGTCAGGATCGGCGATTCCAGGTTGCCGGAAGGGCCGGGGTCGGGCGGCAGCCGCGTCACCGCATCGGTGGTGCCGCCGACGCTGCTCGCGATCACGAAACTGAAAGCCGCGATCGAAGCGAACGCGAAACGAAAACCGGTGCCCGGCTCGAATGCGCCGTGGCGCGAGTTGCTGGCGGCGTCGCCCGATCTTGCGGCCGCAAGCGAACGTCCCGAGGACAGCAAACCGACGGCGCCCGGAATCCAGTCGCCGCTGAAGCAGGTCGGCCTGCTGGGCTGGATCTTCGGCTGGATGATGCGCCGCTTTTCCAATCTCGCGATCGGGGCCGGCGTGCCGAGCTCGGTGCAGGTGATCGAGGTCGAGGTCGACACCTGGCTCGGGCATGTCCGTGTCGTCAGCGTGCACACCGGCATTGCCGTCGGCAAGATCGCGGCGCCCGCGCTGGCCCACAGCCAGGCGGCAGGCTCGGTGATCCAGGGCATCGGCTACGCCCTCTACGAAGCGCGCGAAATCGATTCCGTCACCGGCGACATCCTCTCTGGCGGGATGGAGGATTATCGCATTCCCGGAATCTCCGACACTCCCGCGATCGACGTGCATTTCGACGAAGGCGGCTTCGGCCACGTGCTCGGCGGCAGCGTCGGCATCGGCGAGGTCTCCACCGTGCCGACTTCGCCCGCGATCGCCAACGCCATCTGCAACGCGACCGGCCTCCGGCTGACCGAGTTGCCGATCCGGCCTGACCGGCTGATAGCCGCACTCAAAGGGAGGGCCGCCGCATGACACAAGCAAACATGACCGCCGCGCAAGCTCCGGAATTCCGCGCCGCCGGCACCGATCTTTCCGAGCGACGCCGCAGCGGGGTTTCGACCGGACCGCTGATCGATATTGCAGCCCAACCCGACATGACGAGCATGCTGTGGGGGGCGGACGGCACGTTGCGGATCGGCGCCCTCACGACGGTCGCCGCCATCGCAAGCGACAGCCGCATTGCCGCCGCCTATCCCGGCCTCGCAGCATCGGCGCAGGATCTGGCGACGCCGCAGATCCGTCACCTGGCGACGCTGGGCGGCAACCTCGCGCAGCGGTCGCGCTGCTGGTACTATCGCAGTCCGCAGTTCGCCTGCCTGAAAAAGGGTGGATCGGATTGCCCGGCGCGTTCAGGCAATCATCTCTATGGCGTCGCCTTCGATCTCGGCCCCTGCGTGGCGCCGCACCCCTCGACCCTTGCCGCAGCGCTTTTGGCCTACGACGCCACCGTTCTCACCAACCAGCGCGGCTGCCTGACCATCGCCGAACTGTTCGGCGACGGCTCCGACGGCACCGCCGACAACGCGCTGATGCCTGGCGAATTGATCAAGGGCGTCGAGCTGCCTGCCGCGTTGGCGAACGAGCGCGCGCTGTACAAGCGCGCCATCAGCCGCACCCATGCGGAATGGCCGCTGGTCGAGATCTGCGCCCGCGCCGTGGTCAGGGACGGCGCGTTCCAGTTCATCCGCCTCGCCGCCGGTGGCGTCGCCCCGGTGCCGTTGCGCCTTGCCGCCGTCGAAGCCGCGTTGCAAGGCAAGCCGGCGAGCGCCGCCAACATCGCCAGCGCCGCCGCGCTTGCTGTAGCCGGCGCAAAGCCGCTGCCGATGACCGGCTACAAGCTCGATCTGCTGCAAGGCCTGGTGCACGATCTGCTGGAGCGGCTGGCGGAGTAGAAGAACGTCGGGATGTAGGGCGGATTAGCCGAAGGCGTAATCCGCCGTTCCTGGCCGACGCTGCAACTATGATCGCTCGCCGAAGTCACCGCTTGTTTCTGTATCGCCGCCCCAATCGGTCGGAAAGATTCCCGCACGCACGTCGCGATGAAACGACGAATATGGCCAATCGCGCACCTGCGTGACGAAACGATGCTTCAACGGATTGATGTAACAATATTCGACATGGCGGGCGTAATCCGCCTCGTCGCGGACCAGATGCTCCCAAAACCGGTGCTGCCAGACACCTCGTTCGTTGCGCGCGATGCGAGCAGCGCCGAGTTGCTCCCGCTTCGGCATAGCTCTCGCAAAACGGCTCTTGATTAGGCGCAAGCGTGTCGAGAAATCGCAATCGCCCGGGGGCAGGCTCCAGACTGCATGCAGATGATCGGGCAGCACAACGAAT
The Bradyrhizobium sp. KBS0727 genome window above contains:
- a CDS encoding TetR/AcrR family transcriptional regulator, with amino-acid sequence MSPRTRILDAAMTVFRRQGFRRSSIEQAAEAAGLTRQALYHHFKSKEALFRAVIERLYEDAFAAETAAITATEKAGGGLADVIVAAVTAKLGQLAESLDGSPHVEELFSEHLAQARDLYQKYVAAHGEQLATAIARICRKQGLTLNAGMTPRDLARCVEMTINGTKSAYPAMQPAAAFLRDLEVMLRTFVAGAASPAKPRAAKAKPARKSGVKSVKKSVKKSTGKHQGDRK
- a CDS encoding molybdopterin-dependent oxidoreductase: MSTMTINGQLAPLPDDPDALLIEVVRDALDLTGTKLVCGAGVCGACTVLVDGAPVVSCLMPARAAAGKAITTVEGIGAAKLHPVQKAFMAHDALQCGFCTPGFIVEAAAFHDRWRAAKGTATPSREEIGAALSGHLCRCGAYDGIFRAVADACTGRFDNDAVASPPRMEARDKVTGAAKYTVDIHHDGQLEGMILRSQLAHGRIGELDLAPARAIPGVGAVISLLDDDRVVRYVGAPIAAVAAKDRRTVVAAMAAIRISSEKLPAAVGLENARKPGAPVVFEKPDRKKAGNVSEGGGSPAPWKGNIRGPSAAFSKKPKQVQSWVADALEAKNPLLVEGTFRTGTQSHACLEPHAAVARFNGDQLTVHVSTQAVFHLMELIAKRFKLDHDKVRVIADHVGGGFGSKASLGMETIAAIELARAAKAPVRIAYDRHEELSVTGYRPAAEVKIALLPSAQGDLKALSLTAHADTGAATNSTIAALARLIYPAEAKALADYDVISNLPPGAAFRGPGGPPMAFALEQAIDEAALRMNADPISLRKRWDPDPNRQRLYDWASDLEVWRNRKPASAQSGRYRRGVGVATGYWLYLWQPGSKVEVAVKGGRLIASTATQDIGTGTRSVIANTVAREFGLEPHEVEVRIGDSRLPEGPGSGGSRVTASVVPPTLLAITKLKAAIEANAKRKPVPGSNAPWRELLAASPDLAAASERPEDSKPTAPGIQSPLKQVGLLGWIFGWMMRRFSNLAIGAGVPSSVQVIEVEVDTWLGHVRVVSVHTGIAVGKIAAPALAHSQAAGSVIQGIGYALYEAREIDSVTGDILSGGMEDYRIPGISDTPAIDVHFDEGGFGHVLGGSVGIGEVSTVPTSPAIANAICNATGLRLTELPIRPDRLIAALKGRAAA
- a CDS encoding xanthine dehydrogenase family protein subunit M, which codes for MTQANMTAAQAPEFRAAGTDLSERRRSGVSTGPLIDIAAQPDMTSMLWGADGTLRIGALTTVAAIASDSRIAAAYPGLAASAQDLATPQIRHLATLGGNLAQRSRCWYYRSPQFACLKKGGSDCPARSGNHLYGVAFDLGPCVAPHPSTLAAALLAYDATVLTNQRGCLTIAELFGDGSDGTADNALMPGELIKGVELPAALANERALYKRAISRTHAEWPLVEICARAVVRDGAFQFIRLAAGGVAPVPLRLAAVEAALQGKPASAANIASAAALAVAGAKPLPMTGYKLDLLQGLVHDLLERLAE
- a CDS encoding transposase, whose amino-acid sequence is MPNYRRAFIPGGCWFFTVNLLDRRQTLLVDHIEILREALAATRRSRPFAIDAFVVLPDHLHAVWSLPPGDCDFSTRLRLIKSRFARAMPKREQLGAARIARNERGVWQHRFWEHLVRDEADYARHVEYCYINPLKHRFVTQVRDWPYSSFHRDVRAGIFPTDWGGDTETSGDFGERS